In one window of Oryza sativa Japonica Group chromosome 9, ASM3414082v1 DNA:
- the LOC4347566 gene encoding protein farnesyltransferase/geranylgeranyltransferase type-1 subunit alpha, translating into MAPSSTSSEGASDEWLPPSRRPELADVVPVTQDDGPHPVVAIAYRDEFREVMDYFRALYFAGERSVRALHLTAEVIDLNPGNYTVWHFRRLVLEALDADLREEMDFVDRIAECNPKNYQIWHHKRWLAEKLGPDIANKEHEFTRKILSMDAKNYHAWSHRQWVLQALGGWETELQYCNQLLEEDVFNNSAWNQRYLVITSSPLLGGLAAMRDSEVDYTVGAILANPQNESPWRYLKGLYKGENNLLMADERISDVCLKVLKHDSTCVFALSLLLDLLQIGLQPSDELKGTIEAIKNSDPEADEAVDADLATAICSILQRCDPLRINYWSWYRTTISSQT; encoded by the exons ATggcgccgtcgtcgacgtcgtcggaGGGTGCCTCCGACGAGTGGTTGCCACCCAGccggcggccggagctggcgGACGTGGTCCCCGTGACGCAGGACGACGGGCCCCACCCCGTGGTGGCCATCGCCTACCGGGACGAGTTCCGCGAGGTCATGGACTACTTCCGCGCCCTCTACTTCGCCGGCGAGCGCAGCGTCCGCGCCCTCCACCTCACCGCCGAGGTCATCGACCTTAATCCCGGCAACTACACG GTGTGGCATTTTAGGCGTCTTGTTCTAGAGGCACTGGATGCTGATCTGCGTGAGGAAATGGATTTTGTGGACCGAATTGCTGAATGTAACCCAAAAAATTATCAAATCTG gCATCACAAGAGATGGCTTGCGGAGAAATTAGGACCAGATATTGCAAATAAAGAGCACGAATTTACAAGGAAGATACTTTCTATGGATGCTAAAAATTACCATGCTTGGTCTCATAGGCAG TGGGTTCTTCAAGCACTGGGTGGATGGGAGACTGAACTACAGTATTGCAACCAGCTGCTTGAGGAAGACGTCTTCAATAATTCAGCTTGGAATCAG AGATACCTTGTAATAACAAGTTCACCACTTCTTGGAGGCCTTGCAGCAATGCGTGACTCGGAAGTGGATTACACAGTTGGGGCTATTCTGGCTAACCCTCAGAATGAAAGCCCCTGGAGATACCTCAAAGGCCTGTACAAGGGTGAAAATAACTTGCTGATGGCTGATGAGCGCATCTCTGATGTTTGTCTCAAGGTCCTGAAACATGATTCGACCTGCGTATTTGCTTTGAGCTTGCTGCTCGATCTTCTTCAAATTGGTTTACAACCTTCAGATGAACTCAAAGGAACTATCGAAGCAATAAAGAACTCTGATCCTGAAGCAGATGAAGCAGTAGATGCTGATCTTGCGACTGCAATCTGCTCAATATTGCAGAGATGTGATCCCCTGCGGATAAATTACTGGTCCTGGTACAGGACCACTATTTCTTCTCAAACCTGA